From the uncultured Desulfovibrio sp. genome, one window contains:
- a CDS encoding CatA-like O-acetyltransferase, which yields MKYLDDSWERNEHFNFFQSRKNPCFSVSFSANVARLYEVKKQNGFRLTDCIYFAAMLAVHGVAGFRQRIVNLRPVEFERIDAAFTYIPQGRKLHCNCFAKFDRKFSVFSSNISAARAIADQNPTLCPEGGDVQSLIYFSCVPEIPILSATNPWGDPWIDSVPRILFGKKDDAGNVTISIEALHSFIDGIHLAEFYKLFTQIIESPHEYFS from the coding sequence ATGAAATACCTTGATGACTCATGGGAAAGAAATGAACACTTCAATTTTTTTCAGTCGCGAAAAAATCCGTGCTTCAGCGTCTCATTTTCGGCAAATGTTGCCAGATTGTATGAAGTAAAAAAACAGAATGGCTTTCGGCTTACGGATTGTATCTATTTTGCCGCAATGCTCGCCGTTCATGGCGTTGCTGGATTTAGGCAGCGCATCGTCAATCTGCGCCCTGTGGAATTTGAACGCATTGATGCGGCGTTTACCTATATCCCTCAAGGCAGAAAACTGCATTGCAACTGCTTTGCGAAATTTGACCGCAAATTTTCCGTCTTCAGCAGCAATATCAGCGCTGCACGGGCCATTGCCGACCAGAATCCAACGCTTTGCCCTGAGGGCGGCGATGTGCAAAGTTTGATCTACTTTAGCTGCGTGCCTGAAATTCCCATACTTTCTGCAACAAATCCCTGGGGTGATCCGTGGATCGACAGCGTACCCAGAATTCTTTTTGGCAAAAAAGATGACGCAGGGAATGTCACCATCTCCATTGAAGCGCTCCACAGCTTTATTGACGGAATACATCTGGCTGAGTTCTATAAGCTCTTTACGCAAATCATCGAATCCCCCCACGAATACTTCAGCTAA
- the ribB gene encoding 3,4-dihydroxy-2-butanone-4-phosphate synthase, producing MHQSSLSLASFGTSEERVRAALASLRKGGGVCVVDDENRENEGDLIFSAQHITVPQMAMLIRHCSGIVCLCLTDEHVQRLDLPMMTDHNTNTQGTAFTVTIEAATGVTTGVSAADRVATIKAAAAPDAQPAHLRRPGHVFPLRARPGGVLERRGHTEATVDLMHMAGLEPCGVLCELTLDDGEMARLPEVAGFARAHNMPLCSVEDIAAWRLAMGDLHLAASA from the coding sequence ATGCATCAGTCCTCATTATCCCTTGCGTCTTTCGGCACCTCTGAAGAACGTGTTCGCGCTGCTCTTGCCTCATTGCGCAAAGGCGGCGGCGTCTGCGTTGTGGATGACGAAAACCGCGAGAACGAAGGTGACCTCATTTTCAGCGCGCAGCACATCACTGTGCCGCAGATGGCCATGCTGATCAGGCATTGCAGCGGCATTGTCTGCCTGTGCCTCACGGACGAGCATGTGCAGCGCCTTGACCTGCCCATGATGACCGACCACAACACCAACACGCAGGGAACTGCCTTTACCGTCACCATTGAGGCGGCCACGGGTGTTACCACAGGTGTTTCCGCCGCTGACCGCGTTGCCACCATCAAGGCCGCCGCTGCACCCGATGCCCAACCCGCCCATCTTCGCCGCCCCGGCCATGTGTTCCCCTTGCGGGCGCGTCCCGGCGGCGTGCTGGAACGGCGCGGCCACACGGAGGCCACGGTTGACCTCATGCACATGGCAGGCCTTGAACCCTGCGGCGTACTCTGCGAGCTGACTCTGGATGACGGCGAAATGGCCCGTCTGCCCGAAGTTGCGGGTTTTGCCCGCGCCCACAATATGCCTTTGTGCAGTGTGGAAGATATTGCTGCGTGGAGGTTGGCTATGGGCGATCTCCACCTTGCCGCCAGTGCCTAA
- the amrA gene encoding AmmeMemoRadiSam system protein A gives MSIAFSLSDAEKQFLSHQARMSIEAGLAGKSVADVPQPPADQFAPESALWRTLGAFVTLNMGERLRGCIGNIVGREPLYATVWHMAQAAAFADPRFPSLTFAEWPRVALDISVLDELSPCPGPDAVEVGRHGLVLVYEGRSGVFLPQVPVEQGWDRLAYLDNLCLKAGVAPGSWKLPGAQLFWYEATVFAA, from the coding sequence ATGAGTATTGCATTTTCCCTGTCTGACGCTGAAAAGCAATTTTTGTCGCATCAGGCCCGCATGTCCATCGAAGCCGGATTGGCAGGAAAAAGCGTGGCGGATGTTCCGCAACCTCCTGCCGACCAATTCGCGCCAGAAAGCGCCCTGTGGCGAACGCTTGGGGCTTTTGTAACCCTGAATATGGGTGAGAGGCTTCGCGGCTGCATTGGCAATATTGTGGGGCGTGAGCCGCTGTATGCTACTGTGTGGCATATGGCGCAGGCCGCAGCCTTTGCAGACCCGCGTTTCCCCTCATTGACGTTTGCCGAATGGCCGCGCGTCGCCCTTGATATTTCTGTTCTGGACGAGCTCAGCCCTTGCCCCGGACCAGACGCGGTAGAAGTGGGTCGGCACGGCCTTGTGCTTGTCTATGAGGGGCGCAGCGGCGTGTTCTTGCCTCAGGTACCCGTGGAGCAAGGTTGGGATCGACTGGCCTATCTGGACAATCTGTGTCTTAAGGCTGGTGTGGCTCCTGGCTCATGGAAGCTGCCGGGTGCGCAATTGTTCTGGTACGAGGCCACTGTCTTTGCGGCCTGA
- a CDS encoding dissimilatory sulfite reductase D family protein: MADDKDVVVEFLKSKSSSKSKFYFKDFLELFPDKGPRDVKKVLTKLVNEEVLEFWSSGSTTMYGMKGAGKQSAAEGED; this comes from the coding sequence ATGGCTGACGACAAAGACGTTGTTGTTGAATTCCTGAAAAGCAAATCCTCGTCCAAGTCCAAGTTCTATTTCAAGGATTTCCTTGAACTGTTCCCCGACAAGGGACCCCGCGACGTGAAGAAAGTTCTCACCAAGCTGGTGAACGAAGAAGTGCTGGAATTCTGGTCTTCCGGTTCCACCACCATGTACGGCATGAAGGGCGCGGGCAAGCAGTCTGCCGCTGAAGGCGAAGATTAG